AAGCTATAGTTATTAGTTGCTTAAAACCAAGCGCTTTTAAGGGGAAATAAACAGACACAAAAGACGTTTAAAAAAGTCCCTTTCACCAGCCTGCACAATTGAATCTATGCCTATCACAAAAGAAAAAAGGCAATGCTCACCTGAGCTCCTGTCAGTGTGGCCATATCGAGGATAATGTTGGCCTCCAGATCCTTGTTGGCAAAGCAAACGCCATCGGCCAGCACCAGGCGGCCCTCGGCGTCCGTGTTGTTGATCTCGACTGTGCGGCCGGAATACAGAGTGTGAATATCATCGGGACTGCAAAAAACGGAAACAATTAGTTGGATCCAATCCAAAAGGTAGACCGCGGATGGATAAGTACCGCGTGGCGTTTGGTCCCACAGAGTTTTCGGCCAGGCAGAAGACCGCATGCAGATTGTCTTTGAATCCGCACTTGACCGCCGCGTAGAAGGCACCCAGAATGGCGGCAGCACCGCCGCAGTCCCGCTTCATGCCCGGCATGGCGGTCTTGCCTTTGATGCTCAGGCCGCCAGTGTCGTAGACGATGCCCTTCCCCACCAGGGCAATGGTCTCCTGGGCGCCACTCGGCTCGTGGGAGAGCACAACGAGTGCGGGCGGGACGGCGGCTGCCTTGCCCACACCGTAGATGCCCCCGAAGCCGCGCTGCAGCAGCTCCTCGCCGCGAATGATCTCCGGCTTCATCGACAGCTCCTGGGCTATCTCATCGATGGCCTGGACAAAGTGATCGACGTTCATCTCGTTGCAGGGCATGTCCACAATGCGGGCCGCAAGACGGATGCCACGGGCAGTCTCGTTCAGGCACTTGACCTCATCTGCGGTGAGCGGATCACTCTCAATGCCGCCGTCCTTGTCGATCACAACGAACTCCACGTTGACCACGTTGCGACTGTTGTATCCGTCCCCAGAGCCCCCAGTGGGGGACTTGGCCTGGGCGCCGTTTCCCGTCTTGCAGGAGTACAGCGGGAAGGCCCGCACCACGGCACAGGCGCTGGCAAAGATGTTCTCGCGCTCGCAGACCAGCACCACGCTCTCCACGCTCACGTTGAGCACATGGTTCTTTACGAGACGCGTAATGGCATGGGCGCGCGAGGCGGTATTGTGTCGCGACGCCTTCAATGGGAGAGACGCCACTGTGGCTACATCCAGATACAGCGACACCTTGTCCGTGGGCGCTGGATGAAGGCGGTCAATGGCATTTAGGAAGGTATACTCGGTCACCCGCGGGCTCAGCTTGCTGGCCAGATCGTCAAACTTCAAGAGATTCAGGTGACGCAGCTGTCCGATGATCAGCACCGGGTGCGAGTGCGGATCGCTGGCGCTGAGCGAGGCTTTAATTCTGATGTCCGTGGCCATCTGTAAGAGCAGCAGAGTGGGAATGCGTTAAATTCTGTTGGGCTATGCGTAAAGACGTGAGGCGATAAGCCGCACGTTCGTATCTAATCAGAGTTAATCTCTGATTTACCACACTGCAAAGTGCCCCACATCGTTATCAGTCGACGACTTTGCCCAGGCAACACACTCAATTGATGCTGTCCACTCATAAATCACTCGCGAATGCCTATTGACAGAGATGCGTATTAACAAACTGAAAAAAATGTCGTCACAGGCTATTAGTGTTGTAAACGAACGTGTCCTCTAGCGAATGTCCACAATACAAATATTCTTACATCCGATGTTCTCTTTGGCAGCTAAATGGTATGGTAATTCCAATCCAATATAGTTCCACACTTTCTATTgcgatttatttattatttactaTTATTTTTTGCGATAGATTGCAGTAGTGCAATGATCTTCTTCCCTAGCTGAATTTGTGACACCCTTCTATATTGTGGGAGCAGCAGACTGTTCACTCTTTGTGGAGCATACTGTACTTAATGGACAGCACACATTTACGAGTGCATGTACGTACTCTTTTGGAGATTGTTGCTTGAGATTATTGCGAAGAGAGTATCGCCTAAGAAGCAAGTGACCTTGAACAAGCGTAACGGGACCATCAAGTGGGTCGTTGACCGCTACGCGGGTGGTCCCATCTCGCCGGGCAGTGGGGCGGGAAATTGCAACGTTGCTCGACCGCGGTTCTTCTCCACAAGAATATTATCTTGTTTGTCCATTGGGTTGCGTCGCGCTGtttatgcaaatattttgcGGGTTATTTTTAGCATCGCTTTTGTTCGCCAAAATAAATTTTTGCGCAGCGTCACCAAGCGACTTGGTGCGTTTTCGGCTGTCACTGGGTGGCCATTACTGGCCTGGTGGACTGATCAATTTCAATCAGAATTTCAACCTCTTTTCGGAATCCGAACCCGTTTCTTACCTGTTTTTAAGCACTCACCTTTCCGATGCGGCTTCTGTGGCTGTAGAATCTGCGTAGGGCCTGGCCGCTGTGCAGCAAGCGCATTAACGGGAACTTTGGTAGTAGATCGCACGATAATGCTGCCGTGAAATTTTGCACTTGCAGTGCAATTTGATTCCAAAAATTTTGCTTTAGTTCAAATTGGCAGTGCACTTCGGTTCGAAATCAGTGTGACTGACTCTACGttatataccgaaatatacgtcacaaatttcaaaatatacaGTAAAAATACTGACGAATTATGTGTATGGACGCTCCATTTTATTCCTCGTTATTGATATTCGGTTGATTAATACTAGGTAGCTAGAACCCGCAACTCTGGACTcgtaattttatccgattgacgAATTACTTTCCTATATGACTGAATAATTTAAAGCCCTCATCTTTATTGAATAGTtaataaaataaggtttaagcAAAGACGGTCAATAACGATTTCCACTAAATTATTGCCCTTACATGATAACTACGCGCTAACAACAGTTTTCTGCATATTAACTACATTTTCATGTAGTTACCAAAAGCGACACCTGAAGGGGAAATGTGTATTTGTCATATAAGCCCCATGGAAgcgccagtgtgaaaaacctCCGTTATCCCTTTTTAAAAACACTGTTTTTCctacatttaaaaaaaattggGATTTTTATGGCAAACGATCAGGAATTCGATGCTGATCACGAATTTGTATTCGATGTGGCCTGGGACATGGCTCTAAGCGGCATTTCTACACGATTTCTACATTGGTGGTGAGTCCATACtggaaaatactagaaaatactACTATCGATCGATTGCCAACTCGACTGGAAGTATcgattcgtcagtatattttttaaatgagacggtatgtttcggtatatttctaagGGGCGTCGGTAAATTTTATCGACAAGAAGCGTCACAACAAAATACAAACACAAACGGCGCCGACCTATttgaaaaaataaacaaactaGTATGGCCATGACCGATATGTCAGATCTCTCCGACTACTTTATACGCCTCAAGCAAATCTTCAGCAACGAAACACGGTTGCAACGCCGCGAGGCGTCCATCAGCAAACGGAGCTCCAGAGTCCACAAAAATATTCGTGAGTCCGGGCAAGCGTTCATCGTATTTCAGGCATCAATTGGTGTGCATTCAACGTGTTTTACAGTTAGTGCCAAGGAGGCCATCGAACGGCAGCAGCGCGTTTTTGGCAAGCTGCGAAAAGTGTTGCTGAACCGCAGCCAGGAAATGGAACGGAGATACACCTTGAGCGAGGCATTGGCGCAGCATCTCGAGGCGACCCGGCAGCACAACGCGGACATGGAGGCGAAGCTGTTGCGGCACACGACGGAGGGCAGACAGCGCAGCAACGAGCTGATGGAATGGTTTGTTTCCGGCCTCCAATATTCGATCCAGAAAATGCTCAATTGCGTTTcctttattttttattttgtcaGCATGCACACTCTCAAGCAGGCAACGGGGACGTACATCAACCATGAGGCGTTGCCGGCGCGTCTCAATGGTGTCAGCGTAGTGCGGGCCGACGACGGCGACATCAAGTTGATACCCTTCTCTCTGGACGGGAACGACGCCGACGGCCTGCACAGGCTGTGGCGGTCTCTCCACACCCGCACTGACAATGCCAGCAAGTGGCGGAAGCTCATTTCGGACGAAGAGGTGGCTGGGGCCAGTCCAGTTACCCCAAGCGGGAGTGAGAGACCGAAGGCGACGTCAAAGCACAGCAACTTTATGCCGACATCTATAATTGAGATTGATCTCACCTCGCCGACAAATGACGCCTCATGATTTGACTGCCACTCCAGTGGCATTTTACCGATTAACATTAAATTTGTATAAAgaataattaataaataatatttaaCTCGTCTTGAGTTAAACACAAATGAGAACTTCCAAAGTCCTCCACTGACCCACAGATCGATCGACATACATCCAATATTTACACTCGAGGCGatctatgtacatatttatatagaAATAAGCATTATTTAATTGCTCCGGCTTGTGCGCGGCTGGCGCTGCGACTACGGctgtgtgtgttcgtgtgcgGATTATCAGGCGAGTGGCACCTACAAAAACGCAACGGCAGAGATTTGACAAGTTCAGTCGGTGTCCAAGCCAGTAGCAGAATGCTCACCGAACTACTCCTGACGATCTGCTCGGCGGCGTTCCTATATCTCTCGTACAGATATGCCGTCGGTCGGCCAGTCGGCTTTCCGCCGGGTTAGTCTGGATCCATGGACACCTCCATTGGAGCAGGAGCTAATTCTAAGTTTCTCGCTTCTCCGTTCTGCGCCCGCAGGTCCGCCGCGAATCCCCTTCTTCGGTAGCTACCTCTTCCTGCTGCTGATCAACTACAAGTACCTGCACAAGGCCGCCCTCGCCCTGACCAGGTGGTACAAGTCGGACATCATTGGCCTCCACGTTGGAAAGTTTCCCGTGGCCGTGGTCCACAGTGGCGAGGGCGTGCGCGAGGTCCTCAACAATCAAGTCTTCGACGGCCGTCCCGGTATCTTCCTCGCGGCCATGCGCGACCCCGGCGACGAAGTTCGCGGTAAGATTGAAATCAATCCTGTTTCTCCCGTCCCTTTGTGCCCGAATGGGACGCTGATAAAGCCACTTGAAAATATTGGGGTCGATTGATTTTTAATTGCCTTAGGAAACATTCTTATCATCTCTATTTAAATGGTTTATTGTGCTGCGAGTTGAAAGTATAAATAACTTACTATTATTTTCTTCCGTGATGCTGTCAATGGAGTGGCCGTGCTATGATATGATAtaatatgtacatgcatatacTCACGTTTAGCACCAACGGAATCCGATTCCcgtttaatttaatttaatttaattctGCTCGGACAGGAATCTTCTTCCAGGAGGGTGCGCTCTGGAAGGAGCAGCGACGCTTCATTCTGCGGTACCTGCGAGACTTTGGCTTCGGCCGGCGCTTTGACGAACTGGAGCTGGTCATCAAGGAGCAGATCACGGACATGCTGGACATGATCCGAAACGGACCGAAATACCCGCACGAGCACCATCTGGTGAAGCCGGGCGGCTACAGGGTGCAGCTGCCGCTGCTCTTCAATCCCTTTTCGGTGAACTGTCACTTCCACATTGTGTACAACGAGCGCCAGTCGCGTGAGGACATGGCCGGACTGGTGCGCCTGGTCCAAATGGGAATGCAGTTCCAGCGCCACGCCGACGACTACGGCAGGCTGCTGAGCATCATGCCATGGATCCGGCACGTCTGGCCCGAGTGGAGTGGCTACAAGAAGCTCAACGAATCGAACCAGTTCATGCGCCAGTACTTCGCGGAGATCGTGGACCGCCACATCGAGACCTACGAGGAGGGCAGCGAGCGCAACTTCATTGATCTGTACATCAGCGAGATGAAGAGCTGCCCCGGATACGGCTTCAACCGGGACCAGTTCATCATGGGCCTCCTCGACTTCTCCATCCCAGCCTTCACCGCTGTCGGCGTACAGCTGTCCCTGCTCATCCAGTACCTGATGCTGTACCCCTCGGTAATGGAGCGTATCCAGCAGGAGATCGAAGAGGTCGTGGGCTGCGGCCGCCTGCCCACGCTTGAGGATCGGAAGAACATGCACTACACTGAGGCCACCATCCGCGAGAGCATGCGCATCGAGACACTGGTGCCCTCCGATGTGCCGCACAAGGCCCTGGCCGACACTGAGCTCTTGGGCTATCACATACCCAAGGTAAGTGGCGCAGATCCCGTAACGATAATGCATTGACCATTGCTTTCCCTCTCTCTACGAAGGATACCATTGTGGTGCCCAGTCTCTATGCCTATCACTCGGATGCGCGAGTCTGGTCGGATCCGGAGCAGTTCCGTCCCGAGCGCTTCCTGGACGACCAAGGCGAGCTCTGCCTCCAGCTGGACGTGTCCTTCCCGTTTGGGGCGGGAAAGCGGCTCTGCGCGGGCGAGACCTTCGCACGGAACATGCTCTTCCTCATGACGGCGGCCATGTGCCAGAACTTCAACTATGTCCTGGCGCCGGGCGACCAACTGCCCGATTTGTCCAAGAACCAGAATGGGCTAATAATCACTCCGCCCGATTTCTGGGTGCAGCTGGAGAACCGCAGATGTGGGTGATAAAGAATAGCTTTAAGACAGCCCACACTAATTATTTTATAACGAACAATAGGTGTACATGTGGTTTGATTTGTGATTTGATTTTTGGTTTGATTTGTGGTTAGATTTGTGGTTGGATTTGTGGTAAATATATGTAGGTGAAGAGCACTCTTTAGTTGACATCGCTCTCAGTGTCCGAGTAGCTGAACATAGCCAAAATCATAAGGTCGTCGATGGAATTCTCTTCCGAGTCGGAGGAGGGCTGGGAGGTGGCCGGACTGGCGGCCTGCGAAATGACCGGACTGGCCTGCGAAATGGTCGGACTTGAGAGCACGGACATGCCCATGAAAGAGTGCGGTGTCTGCCATGCCCCGATCTCGTCGTCGAAATTCCCGATGTCGACGCCATCGTTTTCATCCCCGCTCTGCCCTGGGTTCTCCACAACGTTCTCGGGTAATTCTTCGTCCTTGAAATCTAATTCTGTGAGCTTGCGCAGTCTGTCCACTTCGCGAAGGATCAGCTCCTGCTTGCTCACGATGGTTTTCACGAACGCCTCCAGATTCGAAATGGTCCCCTCGTATTGTAGGAGCTTATTGCGCAGCATACAATTCTCGGCACAGCAAGTGCACCGATTTAGCTCATCGAACATGGCGACCTTCCTGTCGTCCGACTCCGTGCATTTGTTTCTGGGGCAGAGGAGAGTCAGTGAAGCTGCCGACCTTAGGGGGCAGCGGAAGCGGAGCACTTACATGGTATTTATATCGGAATGCCTCACATGGGACAGGCAAGAGTTCGACATCTTGAGACTATAAATTTACACCAGTTGTCTCTGTTGATTATTGTTTAGAAGTGCCTGGAAATAGCCCCAAAGTCGGTTTGACAGCTTATGACCGGGTTGCTAGAGGCATGTCAGGCATCCGAAAGGGAATCGCACGATTGcctgtattttttgtttcgaTCTCCAATCGAATGATAACCCATTATAGACTTTTTCTGCAATTAAGAACAATCCTCCGCGTAAACAAAGAGTCGCAGGCCCCTTAAAACGGTCGTACCAACCCCCAGATCTTGGAAGCCATAAAAGTCAACGAACCAATTTTGATAACTTGAGTAGCGCATATAAAACATATAAAGATTATCTTGCCGCAAAACCAAACCCAAAGGCAACTGATATTGAGTCAGTTCTGTACAGGTGTCAATCAACAATTAACAGACAATCTTAAGAGGTTCCCCAAAAATATGCGTATCGCAAGGTATCGCCAATGTTGATAATTCTGCCAGCGAAGCAGTTCAAAACGGGTCGGCTGCCTCGACAAAATAGTACTCTACCCCGTTAATGGGGTGTTGGACTGTATTGGTACTGTAATTATTAGAGTGAGATTTTTAAGTAGTCTCTGCTTAATATGTATTTTACAATACATTCAGAAATCCCAATCTATCCATCAAGTAACCTAAGCCACCTAAGTCTGCCATAATTTCAATAATGTAGTTTCAGGATTAAAATAtgttatatacatacatatgaacAAGTTTCACGCGTTATCTAAAGCAGCTTCTAAAGTGGGCATGGCACAAATTCCGAATTTTGAAAAAAACAACCAAAAAGTCTTATCGGCAAGAGTCGAAACGAGTATCCAGGGGCGGATTAACCCTAAGGCAAAATAGTCAATTGCCTGGGGCCCCCTATAAAAAGGGTCCCTGCAAACAGGAAAATGTGTAAAGGCATATAACTTTTGTTCAGTCGGAAGGACTTAAAAGTTTGTTACTGAAAGCTGTGGTTACGACAACGCATCAAACATGTCTGGAAAGTAGAAGCAAGAATTTTGAGCTTCCCAGGTCCCTTAATTTGGTTGAAAAACATGGTGTGAGGTGCTGTTTTTATCAAGTAGGTTTTTTTCCATTCTGCAGACATTAtgtataatttttttaaatttgaaaaataaaattgaaatGAGAAAACTTTGAAATCATTTTCAAAAACAGAGTGTTTTTGAATGCGCAATGCGCATTCGAATAAGACGACCGACTGGTTTACGATTAATTTGATATCATACTAAAGACTAGAAAACATTGCTGATGACGAATCACAAAATACACTCTTTATGAGGCGATTTTCATCGCGAATAAAATTCCAAATTTAGAATATGGTTTCATGTTTTATTATTTCGAGGAAAAAACTAAACAATTATTTCCGAATCGTTACAGAAATCGTAACACGTACTCgttatagaaaaaaaaaacctaacGACGAAGTGCTCCCGAAGTGAAATTTTTACATCACGATAAATTCAGGACAAGAGATTTTCTTAAAATCATCGACAATTTTCCACCGAAACGCATCGCCGAAAGTTTATATGGAAGTTTCGAATAGATTTGCATTTCTATTCAACTGTTCTTTAAACGATGAGGACCTTCACAAAGCTGCAAAAGATTAGCAAGTTTTTATTTTAGAGATTTGGAGGAAGTATTCATCAAACTGAAACAGTTGCAGCCGTGATCTCCAGATCGACTGATATACAACAAAATAAAGTCATTTGCCTAAGATTCTACAGAAAGATCAATTTGTAGATGTACTTTCAAACACAGAAATAGCTCTTCGGACTAAAAATTGTTGATCTGGCCCTGCGAGCATCAATGGGACTCGTCATTTAAGGGACATGTATTTTGTTTACGCATTCGTGAGACCGAGCCTCGACCGGCTTCGGTTTTTCTTTCGATTATGATTTATGGTTATTAAAAAAGTAAATATGGATTTTATGgataatatttaatatttaattaaattgcGATGGCACTTCCAAAAAAGTTACCTTTTCCAAACTCGATTTCAACACTATGATCTGGATCCGTGTCAAACGTAGACACGACCTTATTGGGTTTTGTAATCTGTCCAAGTAGTGGCCACATTCAAGGGCTACGTAGAACTTGGGCGGTAGAGGGCCCCTCGAAGATTGATGTTCAAATGCTTTTAATATTATTTCTGAAACCAACCTCCCTTGAGCGCAATAATATTTACTTAATTCTTATTAAAAATTCAAGAGAGGAAATGGGTCAAATTTTGTGATTTGACGACAGTATATCAAGTCAGTATATAAATGACTGGAGTTTCTGGTTTTAAGATGACTTATCCGTTGGCCTTAGTTTATTGTGACGTATTTTACAATTCGGGTAAAACTGTCTGCTTAGCCCGCCAATAAGCTAAGCAGTTAAACTTGAAACTTAGGCTAGTTTGTAATTATTGTTATTCGTATCATACGTATGGTGTATAAGCGAGAGTCCCTCCAGTGTTCTTCCCCATATATTGCTTCGAATCCTAAATATCAGCTTAAAGACTACATGATTTCTATTCACGTTGGCCACGGACCTCGATCCATGCCAGTTATTGGCTAATACTGGCAGCTCCACTCCACCACTCCACCCAAAGCGGAAGAAGGAGATCCCGATCCCCATCAGTACCCTGGGCGTTGCCGCTCTATCTCGGATCTCTTCAATAGTAGGCCTGCTTAATGGCCGCACTAGTGATCAGGAATGCGGAGCCTATCAGCATGAAGGTGATGATTTTGAGAGCACTGGGTCTACCGGAAGAATCTGTGggaagaagaaagaaagaaaatgtAAGCGACTGGATAGTTTAAGGCCTAAGGCCTAACAAATATTTAGCTCAAAGATTTGTCACCATCAATAATCCTTACTTTTCTTGTTGGGCATTACGCGAATACATTGCTTCTGATCCGTGTTCGTCTGATAGCCGAATTTGCACTGGCAGACAGAGTTGCGGCATTCCACATTCTCGGGATCCTTCTCAACGTGGCATTCGGTGGCCTTCGTGCAGGACTCGCCGAGTTCTATGGAACAAGTCAACATTAAATAAGGGTCGATATGGTTTTACAGAAGAATTGTATAGGTACCGCGCTTCGTTTCACAGACTCCGTTCTTCTCGTGCTGTTCATCCGAGCAGGCGCACTTGCCCTCCACGCTGCAGCTGGCCAGCAGCGGCTTGCACTGCTCATCCTCAATGCACTCGTCCTCCAACTCCTCAGCTGTAAGTGGATAAAGCAGGATGAGTTTCAAATGTACTGAGGGGAGAATGTTTCTGGTTGTACGAACCTTCCTGGAGGCACTGGTCCTTGAAGTGGACGTAACCCTTGCGGCATTGGCAGGAGCGCGTCTGCTCCTCGGAGTCCTTGCTGGTGCAGGCCGTGTTGTCCGGTATGCACTCGTCGTCCTCGGAGCACTCAGCGCCAATGCCCCGCACACAGGTCTCATCCTTCTCCATGTAGTTGTCCGTGCAGACACACAGGCGGTTCGAGCACACTGAATGGTCGACGGGACAGGCATCGTTGGAGTCGCACTCGGCCCCCAGGCCGTGCTGGTACTCGCACAGCTGCTTGATGGCGTCATACAGGGCGTACTCCTCGCAGGTGCACCGCCTGGGTATCTCTGGGTGGCAATAGGAGGCTCCGAACGGGCTGCACTGGCTGTTCGATGTGCAGGACAGGTGATACTGAATGGCTGTCGGATGAGTGGATATCAGTCACGGTGTCATAAGGTTAGAGGTGGTTGTGAAACGTTTTTATATCCACTTACGTTTCCTGCAGTTGCGCAGATCGCGCTCGTAGAAGTAGTTCTTTTGG
This region of Drosophila miranda strain MSH22 chromosome 2, D.miranda_PacBio2.1, whole genome shotgun sequence genomic DNA includes:
- the LOC108157082 gene encoding probable aminopeptidase NPEPL1 yields the protein MRLLHSGQALRRFYSHRSRIGKMATDIRIKASLSASDPHSHPVLIIGQLRHLNLLKFDDLASKLSPRVTEYTFLNAIDRLHPAPTDKVSLYLDVATVASLPLKASRHNTASRAHAITRLVKNHVLNVSVESVVLVCERENIFASACAVVRAFPLYSCKTGNGAQAKSPTGGSGDGYNSRNVVNVEFVVIDKDGGIESDPLTADEVKCLNETARGIRLAARIVDMPCNEMNVDHFVQAIDEIAQELSMKPEIIRGEELLQRGFGGIYGVGKAAAVPPALVVLSHEPSGAQETIALVGKGIVYDTGGLSIKGKTAMPGMKRDCGGAAAILGAFYAAVKCGFKDNLHAVFCLAENSVGPNATRPDDIHTLYSGRTVEINNTDAEGRLVLADGVCFANKDLEANIILDMATLTGAQGVATGKYHGAILTNSETWEAKSLQAGRKSGDLLAPIIYCPELHFSEFASAIADMKNSVADRQNAQSSCAGIFVAAHLGFDYHGVWMHVDMATPVHCGERATGYGVALLLTLFGSHTHSTLLQSIAPTEEEPPSKRLCRD
- the LOC108154227 gene encoding kinetochore protein Spc25, coding for MAMTDMSDLSDYFIRLKQIFSNETRLQRREASISKRSSRVHKNILSAKEAIERQQRVFGKLRKVLLNRSQEMERRYTLSEALAQHLEATRQHNADMEAKLLRHTTEGRQRSNELMECMHTLKQATGTYINHEALPARLNGVSVVRADDGDIKLIPFSLDGNDADGLHRLWRSLHTRTDNASKWRKLISDEEVAGASPVTPSGSERPKATSKHSNFMPTSIIEIDLTSPTNDAS
- the LOC108157623 gene encoding probable cytochrome P450 304a1, whose protein sequence is MLTELLLTICSAAFLYLSYRYAVGRPVGFPPGPPRIPFFGSYLFLLLINYKYLHKAALALTRWYKSDIIGLHVGKFPVAVVHSGEGVREVLNNQVFDGRPGIFLAAMRDPGDEVRGIFFQEGALWKEQRRFILRYLRDFGFGRRFDELELVIKEQITDMLDMIRNGPKYPHEHHLVKPGGYRVQLPLLFNPFSVNCHFHIVYNERQSREDMAGLVRLVQMGMQFQRHADDYGRLLSIMPWIRHVWPEWSGYKKLNESNQFMRQYFAEIVDRHIETYEEGSERNFIDLYISEMKSCPGYGFNRDQFIMGLLDFSIPAFTAVGVQLSLLIQYLMLYPSVMERIQQEIEEVVGCGRLPTLEDRKNMHYTEATIRESMRIETLVPSDVPHKALADTELLGYHIPKDTIVVPSLYAYHSDARVWSDPEQFRPERFLDDQGELCLQLDVSFPFGAGKRLCAGETFARNMLFLMTAAMCQNFNYVLAPGDQLPDLSKNQNGLIITPPDFWVQLENRRCG
- the LOC108157624 gene encoding uncharacterized protein LOC108157624; the encoded protein is MSNSCLSHVRHSDINTINKCTESDDRKVAMFDELNRCTCCAENCMLRNKLLQYEGTISNLEAFVKTIVSKQELILREVDRLRKLTELDFKDEELPENVVENPGQSGDENDGVDIGNFDDEIGAWQTPHSFMGMSVLSSPTISQASPVISQAASPATSQPSSDSEENSIDDLMILAMFSYSDTESDVN